The Pseudofrankia sp. DC12 region TGACTGGAGGCGTCTGCGCCCGGTCCCGCAGCCGTGGCCGCCGGCGTCGGAATCGCTGCGCAGCGCCGCCCGAGCCGGTGCTTGGCCCGCGTGCGAAGTTACGCAGCCGGCGTGGCGCACAAACGAGAGCGACGCCACGGGACAACGCGCCACCAGGGCGAACTGACGCGTCGGAACGCGCAACGCTGCCCGCTGAAATGGCCCCCGCCAGGGCGCATTGTCGACCTGGAAACGATTTGGGCGCCGAGCCGGGCCGCAATGGCCTTCAGGAAATCTCCCGCCTGGTCGTTCGGAACGGCGGCCTCGGCGACCATTCGTCGCCGACACACAGGGAGACGACATCAGGTGGACGAACTGCGCCCCGGCGACCCCGGACAGCTCGGCTCCTACGCGATCGTGGGCAGCCTCGGAGCCGGCGGTATGGGCCGCGTCTATCTTGGCCGGTCCCGCGCCGGCCGACCGGTGGCTATCAAGGTCATCCGGCCCGATCTTGCCGACGATCCCGAGTTCCGGGAGCGGTTCGCCCGGGAGGTGGCGGCAGCGCGCATGGTCAGCGGGGCCTTCACCGCGCCCGTGATCGATGCCGATCCGCGGGCCGAGCGGCCATGGCTGGCTACCGCCTACGTGCCGGGCCCGTCACTAGACGAGGCGATCAAGGAATTCGGGCCTCTGCCGACCGCGTCGGCCGCAGCCCTGGGCGCCGGCATCGCCGAGGCGCTGGCCGCGGTGCACGCCGCCGGGGTGGTCCACCGCGATCTGAAGCCGTCGAACATCCTGCTCGCCGCCGACGGACCGCGGGTCATCGACTTCGGCATCGCGCGTTCGGTCGAGAACGTCGCCATGACCACGACGGGCGAGCTGATCGGCACGGCCGGGTTCACCGCGCCCGAGCAGCTCACCCATGCCCGGGGCGGCGTCGCCCCGGTCGGCACGGCGGCCGACGTCTTCGCGCTGGGAGCCGTACTCGCCGTCGTCACCACCGGCCAGGGCCCGTTCGGTCGCGGCAGCACGGTGGAGATCCACGCCCGGGTGCTCCACAACCCTCCAGCGATCGGCGGTGTGCCGCCGACGCTGCGCGACCTGGTGAGCCGGTGCCTGGCCAAGGACCCACGCCACCGGCCGTCGGTGGACGAGGTACTCGGAACCCTGACCAACGGCGGCATCACGATGCCCGACCTGAGCCAGCCCGGCTGGCTGCCACCGCGGCTGACGCAGGCGATCCAGTCGGCCCCGTCGTTTCCCGGCGGCACGGATGCGCACCACCGAGCCCTGACTCCGCCGTCGACGCGGCCGCCCTACCAGGGATGGCCCGAAGTCTCCACGGTCACGCCGCCCCCGCCGGCGGGTGGCGGCACACCGGCGGTTACCCCGCCGCCAGCCCGGCCCACGCCACGGCGGCCGGCCATCCTCGCGGGCGGGTCGCTCGCCGTGGCCGTCGTGGCGAGCGCCGTGTTCCTGAGCCGCTGCGGCAACACCCCGATTCTGCCTCCGCCCGCTCCCAGCACATCGCCCGTGACGATTCCCGACTCGCCATCGGGCAGGCCACCGAGCACGCCGCCGACCGCGGCCCCGTTCAGCTTCGACCCGCGATCCGCCGCGCAGTACAGCTGCGCGCAAACCGTCGACTCGGTGACGAACGGCAACACACAACCGGTCGATCTGACGTTCCAGAACAACCGTTCAGAACCGGTCCGGATCTATGTCCACGACGGCTTCGGCACCCGGCGGGCGCTGCAATACCCGGTCCTCGAACCGGGCAAGTCCACGACCATCACCGACGCGACGACCACCAAGGTCTACGAGGTGACGAACGACAACCTGATCTGCGAGGGGGTCTTCATCCCGTCCTCCGGCTCGACGGAGGTGACGATCTCCTAAGCGCGCTCCGGCCGCGCCGAGCCAGCGGAGCGGTGGCTGGCTCGGGGGTCGGCGGGATGCGGGCGAACCCGGTGTACGAGTCGAGCACCTTGCTGCAGGCCCGGCGGCCCGGGCGCCACAGCGGGGTCGAGACGACGCCGGGCTTCAGCAGCTCTAGGCCGTCGAAGAACCAGACCAGTTCCTCCGAAGTCCTGGACCGGTAAGGGGCGTTCCGGGGTTGCGCCGGATCGCCTCGTCCCGAGCAGGGCTCGCGGTGCCGTCGTTGAGGGCCAGGTAGCTCCCGCTCGGCGCCGCGCCAACGAGCTTGCGGACGATCGCGTACGCCTCGTCGTCGTCGATCACGTTGGCCATGACGCCGAACAGGATCAGCACGCCAATGGGACTCGAAGTAGGCCGGGGAACACAGAGCGATCGTTCGATGGGCGGCCTGCATCTGCCGGCTGGTCCAGGGCACAAAATCGTCGCCGGCCGGGGAGTCCCACGCCTGCACGCGGACCGCCTGGCGCTCAGCTTCTAGCGCGGCTGCGACCCAGGTCGCCCACGCCCCCACGCCTCGTCAGCACCGCAGTACGAGATGAAGAAGTCCGGACGCGACGGCTCGTCGTGTCGATCTTCCTGACTGGCCCCCATGACCATGCACCTACTCCGCGGTTTCTCGGGATTGCGGTCGTGCGGCTGAACAGCACGTTGCCGAGATCGTCATTTTTCGCCTCCGGATGCTGCCCGAAGCTGAGTGCCAGTGCTGTGGCCACCAGTGCCGACGGCCGGAGAAGCGGAGGACGAGGACATGCGAACCAGGGCGGGTACGAAAGAGTGGATTGGGTTGGCGGTACTGGTGCTGCCGTGTCTAATCGTGTCGATGGACGTGAGCGTGCTGCTGTTCGCGATGCCGTTTGTCAGCGGCGATCTGCGGCCGTCAGGCACCCAGCTGCTATGGATCATGGACATCTACGGCTTCGTGTTGGCCGGCCTGCTGATCACGATGGGCGCGCTGGGTGACCGGATCGGCCGGCGCAGGCTGTTGCTGATCGGCGCGGTGGCCTTCGGCGCCGCGTCGGTTGCCGCGGCCTACGCCGGCAGCGCCGGCATGCTGATCGGCGCGCGGGCGGTGCTGGGTCTCGCGGGCGCGACGTTGATGCCCTCGACGCTGGCGCTGATCCGGAACATGTTCCCGGACGCGGGTCAGCGCAAGACCGCCATCACGGTGTGGACCGGCGCGATGACCGGCGGCGTCACGGTAGGCCCGATCGTCGGTGGCCTGCTGCTGGACCACTTCTGGTGGGGCTCGGCGTTCCTGCTCAACCTGCCCGCGATGGCACTGCTGCTCCTGCTCGGCCCGTTCCTGCTGCCGGAGTACCGCAACCCGGCCGCCGGCCGGTTCGACACGCTCGGCTCGCTGCTGTCGCTGGCCGCCGTGCTGCCGGTCATCTACGGCATCAAGGAACTCGCGGTGTACGGCTACGCACCGCTGCCGGTCGCGGCCACCGTGGCTGGCGCCGGCGTCGGCGCCGTCTTCGTGCACCGGCTGCGAACGATCGCGTACCCGCTGATCGATCTACGCCTGTTCCGGAACCGGACCTACAGCGCGTCGGTGGGTGTCAACATGGTGACCAATTTTGCGACCCTGGGCTTCAGCCTCTACACGATGCAGTGCCTGCAGGTCGTCCACGCCATGAGCCCCTTGAAGGCCGCGCTGTGGTCGCTGTCAGTGACACCGTTCATCGTCGCCGCGATGACGGTCGCCGCAACCGCGGGCAAGAAGGTCCGGCCCGCTTACGTCATCGCCGCCGGTCTGCTGCTGTCGGCCTGCGGGCTCGCCGTGACCACCCGGGTCCACGCGCACCAGTCCCTGGCCGTCATCCTGACCGGGGCCGGACTGCTCGCCGCCGGAATGCTGGTCGCCACCACGCTCACCGCCGACCTGATCCTGACCGCCGCCCCCACCGAGCAGGCCGGCGCCGCGTCGGCCGTCTCGGAAACCGGCAGCGAACTCGGCGGAGCACTGGGCTTTGCCATCCTCGGCCCGATCGGCACCGCCGTTTACCACCATCGGATGGCCGGGCAGCGCCGCCGATGTCCACGGCCCGGCCGGGCGAGTCCTGCTGGAGGCCGCCCGCGCGGCATTCACCCAAGGCCTGAACCTGCCGGGCTTGTCCGGAGCGCTCGTCCTAGCGTCCGCGGCCCTGATCGCCCTCGCCGTCCTGCGCGACGTGCCACCCCCGGCCCCGGCGGAGCACGCGAGCCCCGAGGCGCCGGCGGCGGCGCCTGGCCCGAGGCTGACCGACTCGATGACCGGCGGGCGGTGACCGGCAAGGCAGTCGAGCCTCGCTGTTTCGGTTGAGCGTGCCAGTCTTGTCCCCCACTGCGCGCTGGGCCTCATCGCGGTCAGCGCTCCCAAGGGCTCTGCCGGACGGCAGGCATCGACCACATCAACGCCCCGAAACCGGGTTCTGGCACGGCACACGTGAGTCCTGGTTCGCGACGCCGACGGCGGGAAGCGGTCAAGTGGTCGCCGTATCAGGGCGCTCATCGTGTCTGAGCGCTCGATGTGACCATCAGCGCATGATCGAGACCTGGAGGGCGGAGTCTGCGTGGTTGGCTGTCTCGATCGCGCCTCGAGGTCCAAGACGGCGGCGCCCTTCGCGGCGACTTCCGCGATGACCTCGTGCCCGAACTCACATTTCCCGGTGATCTGGCGTGCCTGCGGGCCGCCCCGGCAGGTGGAGACAGGGATTTCATCCTTATACCGATGCCATTTGGCATCACACGGAGCCGGTGAGGGGACTCGAACCCCTAGCCGCCCGATTACAAGTCGAGTGCGCTACCAATTGCGCCACACCGGCAACCCTTTGAGGGTACCGGATCGTGTGCAGGCTGCGTGTCTGCCCAGGTGGCGGGCTCTGGGCCCGGCCGGGCGGTGTCGGGTCTGTCGACACGGCCGCGCTGTATGAGCACACAATGAGCACACATCGGCTGGGGCCGCGATGCTGCCCGTCGTCACCGTTGGCTGGCTCGTGATGTTGCCTCCGTTCGGCGGACATGGTCCGCACCGAGCGGCATCAACTGTGCCCGGCCGCCGGGGACAGTGACCTGGCCGAGGGTCTGAAGGTGACCGCGCGGGCGCACCAGACACTGGTGCCCATTTTGGCCAGCACCCGGACGCTGAGATCGTTCTCTCCCGGCCAGGATTGGGCCCAGTCCTCGCCGCCCTGGAGCTCGCCGAGTTCGGGGACGACCCACGCCGCTACACCGACGTCAAGGCCCGCAGGAACTATGCCAGCCCATCACCCGCGCCTCGGGCAAGAAGACCGTGGTGATGACCCGCTACGCCCGCAACACCCGGCTCGCCGACGCCTCGCTCAGGCCCGGCATACGGTGCGCAAGTACTACCGCGCCGACGCCCTCGAGGACGTCGTGGTCCGGGGTCTCGAGGGCGCCCCCAGCGTCCTCGACCGCCAAGCCCTACCTGGCCGAACGGTTCCCGAACGGTTCGCCGCCGGGTCACCCGCGCCGACCTGCTCTTCGAGGAGATCCGCGGACGCGGCTACCCGGGCAACGAACGCACGGTCCGCCGACATGTCGCCACCCTGCGCGCCCGCAGCCCCGCGTCGCAGGCACCGCCGCCACCGCCCCCGAAGGCCCGCGACGTCGCCCGCTGGAGCCTCACGCACCCCGACCGGCTCGACAGCGCCGGCCGCCGCGCTCGACGCGATCTGCACCCGCAGCCCAGCGCTCACCGCGCTGCGCGGCCACGTCACGGGGTTCGCCGAAATGCTCACAGGCCGCCACGGCGAGCGCCTCGACGCCCGGCTCGCCGGGGTCGAGACCGACGACCTGCCCGGCCTGCACCGCTTCGCCAACGGCCTCCGCCGTGACCACGTCGCCGTCCTCGCCGGACTGACCCTGCCGCACAGTTCCGGAGTCGTCGAGGCGCCAACCGCATCAAGATGATCAAAAGGCAGATGTACGCCAGATCCAGTTCTACTGAGCCATTCCTGGCAACGACTCGTGACGTTCGCCGACGGTTACGGGGTGTGAGTGTCCCTGGGGCTGGGACGACAAAGGGAGTCGGTGAGTGTGACTGCCTGATCGCCGGCCAGGGCCCGCCTCGGCGAGCCCGGCCGCCGGTGGGTCGGTCCGCCGTCCCGCGCCTGTGCGCTACGAGGGCCAGGCTGCCGCAACCAGCAGCTGGGCTGCGCTCGTCGACGTCGCCACCACCGCGGCTCTGGTGCCCCGCACCCGGCACTCGCCCTCGCTGACAACCATCCGCCACGTCCACGTTCCGCTGTTCCGGACAGCCCTCGCCGTCGACCACACCCAGTTCGCTCCGATCCTCGCCCGGCTCCCTGGCTTCCGGCATGACAAACTGCACTCCGGAAACGAAGCGCTCAACAGGCCGCCCGGTCGCGCTGACTCGAGCGGCAGTGGTGCCACGACCGGGGAGTAAGGCCTAGGGGTTGCTTCCGCAGCAGCCGTCCTCGCGGGCCGGCTGGGCTGACTCGCGCACGAGCTACCCAGCCGGCTCGAACGACCTTCAGGTCGCGGCTGCCCGACAAGCCGGGCGGGCCGGACGTTCCTGCCGCGCTCGGCGACTTCGCCCACGTCGACGCCCGGCCGGCGCCTTCCGCCGGGTGTACGTCGTGTTAACCAACTTTTTTCACGCTGGCCGACCAGAATGCGCGGATGCACCGCTTAGCAAACGGGCGGGCGCACCGCGACCGGGCGGCCATTTTTGTGAGCGCGTTCGTTCCCGACCTTCGAGCGGTTCGGCGGCCGCCCGCAGCCGGGGGCGGCCGGTTTGGCCCGCTGGGCGGTCCGACTCAGCGCCTCGTCCCACGATCCCAGAGCGTCCGCAGCCGCCACCTCGCCGTCGGACGGGAACGGGCCGCGCACGTATCTGGTCGACGGGCTCGTCGCCGTCCTCGAACTGGCGGAACACTGGGCAGAGCGGGCCGGCGAACGTTCACCTCAACCAGCTCGCTTCATATCTCCGCCTGGCGCGGGCCGCGCTGACGAACCCGCGCAGCCGGAGGACCCGCGGGCGCCACCTTCCGTGGCGCCGGTCAGAAGTCGAACCGCTCTTCGTGAAGCTGCATCTCGGGCAGGCCGGCGTCCTTCAACGAGCGCCGCACGGCGGTGGCCATGCCTGGCGGGCCGCAGAGGTAGACGTCGCGGTCGAGCAGGTTGGGGACAAGGTGCTGGAAAAGTTCGGTTGACATCGGCCCGACCTGGTCGCCGATCAGGTACTGCACCCGGGCACCGGGGCGTCGGGCGATCTGGTCGAGCTCGTCCCTGAAGATGGCGTCCGCGTGCGCCCGAGCTCGATACAGCAGGAGGAGGTCCTGGCCAGAGCCCAGCGGGATGGTCTCGAACAACGCTCGCAGGGGGGTGATGCCGACGCCGCCGGCGACGAGCAGCACATCGCGCCGGGTGCGGCGATCGGCGGTCATTGCCCCGTAGGGGCCTTCGGCGACCACCCACGTGCCGGGTTCCAGGTCCTGTAGCCGGGTGCTGCCGTCGCCGAGCGCCTTCACAGTCAGCCGGAGATGAGTGCTGGTCGGCGGCGCGGACAACGAGAAGGGGTGGGCGGTTGTCCAGAGGTCGGGCGTCAGGAACCGCCAGCGAAAGAACTGTCCCGATTCGGCTCGCAGCTCCTCCAGGTCCCGCCCTTCCACGATCACGGACACCACCCCAGGCGTCTCGGGCAGCACCGCGCTTACCCGCATGCGGTGCCGGGTGGCGTTGCGCAGCGGTGTGAGGACGCGGTGCCGCAGGACGAGAGCGAACACGTGTGTGTACAGCAGCGCCCACAGCACTTGCAGGAGACGATGTCCCGCGAGGTCGGGCCCGGCGAGCTGGTGCACGAAGCTCAGTGCGACACCTATGTAGACCAGCAGGTGGAACGTGTGCCACCGCTCGTATGACACCCGCCGGCGGACATGTCGGATCGACAGACCCGCCACCGCCAGTAGCAGCAGCGTCCCGACCGTGGTCGCGACCAGCCACGGCAGGCGCAACACGTGCCAGGCCGCGAGCCACAAGCTTTCCCCTCGGCTGTTGGCCCAGGACACCACCGCGGCCCAGGCGTGCGCGAGCACGAGGAGGACGACGATGCGGCCGCCGCGGCTGTGCCAGGCCGACAGCCGGTCAGCCCCCACCCCGCGTTCGAAGGCCGGGGCCCGGGACATGAGCCCCACCAACACCGCCACCCCGTAGCCGGCCAGCATGCCGCTGGCATGGGCCACCACAACTGGAAGCTGCACGGGTTGCGGGCCCCGGAACGCGAGGATGATCGGCCAGACGGCGACCGCGAGCGCGCCGACCAGGATGGCGGCCAGAACCTCGTCGGGCTGGAAGCTTGGCCGGGGCCCGGCCGGCCGGCGCGGTATCTCGGATCGCGGCGGCGGGCGGAGGCCGGCGGTCGGCGCGGTCGCCGGCATCACAGGCCCCCTGGGCCCGGCTGCTTGTCCAAGGGCTGCGCCGGCTGCATCATGCCCTGAGCGGCGGTGCTACCGGCGGCCAGCTGGGACAACGTCGGTACCGGCGCCACCGGAGACACGGCCGGTGCCGTCAGTCCCAACCACACGGCCAGCAACGTGGCCAGCCCCGGAAGGATCGCCCTGCTGTACGCGGAGCCGCGCTGACCCACGGCCGCCGAGTGCCTGGATGCGTGCATGCTCTTCCTTACGACTGGGGAATGACTCGGGACGGCCCGCGCGCTGCCTGGCCAAGTCCTTTATCGCCCTCGCACCTATGCGGCAGCTGCCGTGGACCTGAAGGTTTGCTGGAAACCGAGGCTCATCCCGAACCGGGACGGCCCACCACCCGCAGCGCCGGCGCGGACCACAACGCCGCGGACGTGACCTTCGCGCAGGGCGCGATCCCGCACCACCAGCAGGCGCCATCACGATGGCCAACCTGGCACTGGCCCAGGCCTCCTCACCGGACGTGAAAACGCTGGCGAAGAAGACCAGCGACGCCCAGACGCCAGAGATCACCACGATGACCGGCTGGCTGACCAGCTGGGGCGAGCCAACCGCGCCTAGCCCCAGTCATGGGATGGACATGGCCAGCGGCGGACTGACGACCATGCCGATGACGTCCATGCCGATGACGACCATGCCCATGACGACCAGGACATCGATGCCGATGACCTCGATGCCCATGGCCACCCCGACCGCGTCGATGGGCGGGTCGATGGGCGGGTCGATGGGCCGGGTCGATGGGCGGGTCGATGGGCGGGTCGATGGGCGGGTCGATGGGCGGGTCGATGGGCGGGATGATGAGCGACGCGGACATGGCCACGCTGCACAACGCCTCGGGCCGCGGCTTCGACCGGATGTTCCTCACCATGATGATCCAGCACCACCGGGGCGCGATCGACATGGCGACCACCGAACAGCGCGACGGCCGCTACGGCCCGGCCAAGCAACTGGCCAGCTCGATCATCACCAGCCAGACCGCCGAGATCACCACCATGCAGGCGCTCCTCCAGCGGATCTGACAACCAGGCCTGGGTGGTGGGCTCCCGCGGCCGGACCCCACCACCCAGGCGCAACCGGGGATTCCCATCGCCACCGGTTTCCGAAGAAGATTACTATTCGTCATAGTTGATCGCCGCCGATACCCGCCTCACTTCTGGACGGTTCAGGGGATGCCCAAGAGGTCACGTGGTGACGGCGAGACCGCCGCGCCGCGGTGCGGCGGCCCGATGGCCGCCTGTCCGCCCGATCGATGTCCGCCGTGGCGTGGCACCATCGCAACGTCCGGAGACGCGCGGCGGCACCTCCGGCGCGCGCGGGCGGGTGATGGAGGCGGGATGGAGCTGTTCGGCGACCTCGAGGCCGAGGTGATGGACCGGATGTGGGCGCGCGTGGAACCGGCGACCGTACGTGACATCCTCGAGGGGCTGAAGCAGGAGCGCGCCATCGCCTACACCACGGTCATGACGGTCATGGACCGGCTCTTCCAGAAGGGCTGGCTGTCCAGGGAACGCGTCGGCCGCTCGTACACCTATGCCACGACGCTGACCCGCAGCGAGTACACCGCCCGGCAGCTGAACGAGGTGCTGTCCGGCACCGACAACCGAGGCATGGCGCTGCTGCACTTCGTCCGGTCGATGCAGGCCGCCGAGGTCGAGGCGCTCAACGACGCGCTGCGCTGGCGGGCCCAGGACAAGGGCGCCGACTGACATGACGGCCCCCCTGCTAGCCAGCCATATCCTGGCGATGCTGTTCCTCACGCCACGGCTGCTTCGCGGTTCCTCGTGGACCCGCAGGGCGCCGAGGCTCGGTATCGGCGTCTGGACCGCCGCGTGCCTGTCCACCCTCGCCGCGGTCTGCCTCGCCGGCGCCCTGCTGATCGTGCCGCTGCTGACCGTCGGCCACGCGATCATCTCGCTGGTCCTCGTGTGTGACATCTCGTTGCACCACGTGTCCCGCACCACGGCCTCGCTCGCCATGGACGTCACCGGGGCCGGCGTCATAGCGGTCATCGCGGCGCGCATCCTGTACGCGACAACGACCGTCGCGCTACCCCAGCGACGGCTGCGACGCAGGCACGCCGACGCGGTACGGGTACTCGGTCATCGTCACCCCACCCGCGGCGACATCCTCGTCCTCGAGCACCCCGTCCCGGCCGTCTACTGCCTGCCCACCCACCACCGGCTCATCGTCGTCACCGAGGGCGCCCTCGCGCTGCTCGACCCGCCGCTGCTCGACGCCGTGATCGCCCACGAGCACGCCCACCTGCGCGGCCACCACTACCTGATCACCACCGTCACCGCGGTACTCGCCCGCGCCTTCCCCAGGCTGCCTCTGTTCACCGTCGCCAACGACGAGGTACGCCGCCTGGCCGAGATGGCCGCCGACGACAGTGCAGCCCGCCGCTGCACCCCGCACACCGTCGCCCGCGCACTGCTCGACCTGGTCGCCGGCCAGGTACCCGCACCCGTGCTCGGGATGGCCGGCGTTGGCACCGCTGAAAGAGTGCGCCGGCTACTCGCCCCCAGCCGTCCGATCAGCCCGGCCGCGCGCTACCTCGCCGCCGCCAGCGCCACCGCGCTGCTGGTCATGCCCATCGCCGTTCCGACAGTGCCCGCCCTCGTCGACGACGCCGCCCACTGCCCCCCAGCCGTTACCGCGGGCGCCACACCACGGCCGACGCACTGACCCGCGGCTCTGCGCTGGCGGCGGTCCTTCCCTATCTGGGCGAGCGGCGGCGGCTGGCGGTGGCGGCCGAAGCGCGGGCGCGATGATCCTCAGCAGCGCGCGGATCTCGTGCGGGTCTACGCAGGGCCACCTCCGGAGCAGGCAAGCTTCCACCAGCGGAACTGTCGACCGGCCGTACCGGGGCTCAGGTGCGGTGACGGGAACCAGATCGGGAGACCGCGCATCCAACTCGTCATGGCAGCCCCACGTCTCGCCCGGCTCATCCTGCTTGCCGCCGCTCTGACCGGCTGGCTGACGTTGGCCGCCTGTGGTCGCAACCCACCGCCGCGATCGCCGACCGCTGGCGAACAGCCGTTCACCGCGATAGACGTGCTGGACTGTGGCAGCGAGCGGATCGATCTCGACCACCTGGTAGCCGGAGACGCGCGCCGGTGTTTCGTCGAGGCGGTCGCGGCTCGTCAGGCCGCGACGCTGACGAGCACCGCGACGACGACCGAGGGCGACCCGATCGTCTACACCCTCAGCAGCGACCCAAGCGGCGCCATCACGGTAATCGAAGACACGAGCAAGGACCACTTCCGCGGCGTCGGCACTCCAGACCGCACGCGCTACGTCTGCGTCTCGATCGACGACAGCCGTGAGACACGGCCCCACGTGGGCGATGTCGTCGTCACGCACCTCCACGGGTGCTCCACACCCGCCGCCCAGACTTGATCGTCCTCGACGTCATGCTGCCCGGCATCGACGGCTTCGAGGTCGCCCGCTGA contains the following coding sequences:
- a CDS encoding serine/threonine-protein kinase, whose product is MDELRPGDPGQLGSYAIVGSLGAGGMGRVYLGRSRAGRPVAIKVIRPDLADDPEFRERFAREVAAARMVSGAFTAPVIDADPRAERPWLATAYVPGPSLDEAIKEFGPLPTASAAALGAGIAEALAAVHAAGVVHRDLKPSNILLAADGPRVIDFGIARSVENVAMTTTGELIGTAGFTAPEQLTHARGGVAPVGTAADVFALGAVLAVVTTGQGPFGRGSTVEIHARVLHNPPAIGGVPPTLRDLVSRCLAKDPRHRPSVDEVLGTLTNGGITMPDLSQPGWLPPRLTQAIQSAPSFPGGTDAHHRALTPPSTRPPYQGWPEVSTVTPPPPAGGGTPAVTPPPARPTPRRPAILAGGSLAVAVVASAVFLSRCGNTPILPPPAPSTSPVTIPDSPSGRPPSTPPTAAPFSFDPRSAAQYSCAQTVDSVTNGNTQPVDLTFQNNRSEPVRIYVHDGFGTRRALQYPVLEPGKSTTITDATTTKVYEVTNDNLICEGVFIPSSGSTEVTIS
- a CDS encoding SAM-dependent methyltransferase, whose protein sequence is MVWFFDGLELLKPGVVSTPLWRPGRRACSKVLDSYTGFARIPPTPEPATAPLARRGRSALRRSSPPSSRRTG
- a CDS encoding SAM-dependent methyltransferase, which codes for MLILFGVMANVIDDDEAYAIVRKLVGAAPSGSYLALNDGTASPARDEAIRRNPGTPLTGPGLRRNWSGSSTA
- a CDS encoding MFS transporter, which produces MAVLVLPCLIVSMDVSVLLFAMPFVSGDLRPSGTQLLWIMDIYGFVLAGLLITMGALGDRIGRRRLLLIGAVAFGAASVAAAYAGSAGMLIGARAVLGLAGATLMPSTLALIRNMFPDAGQRKTAITVWTGAMTGGVTVGPIVGGLLLDHFWWGSAFLLNLPAMALLLLLGPFLLPEYRNPAAGRFDTLGSLLSLAAVLPVIYGIKELAVYGYAPLPVAATVAGAGVGAVFVHRLRTIAYPLIDLRLFRNRTYSASVGVNMVTNFATLGFSLYTMQCLQVVHAMSPLKAALWSLSVTPFIVAAMTVAATAGKKVRPAYVIAAGLLLSACGLAVTTRVHAHQSLAVILTGAGLLAAGMLVATTLTADLILTAAPTEQAGAASAVSETGSELGGALGFAILGPIGTAVYHHRMAGQRRRCPRPGRASPAGGRPRGIHPRPEPAGLVRSARPSVRGPDRPRRPARRATPGPGGAREPRGAGGGAWPEADRLDDRRAVTGKAVEPRCFG
- a CDS encoding ferredoxin reductase family protein; this encodes MPATAPTAGLRPPPRSEIPRRPAGPRPSFQPDEVLAAILVGALAVAVWPIILAFRGPQPVQLPVVVAHASGMLAGYGVAVLVGLMSRAPAFERGVGADRLSAWHSRGGRIVVLLVLAHAWAAVVSWANSRGESLWLAAWHVLRLPWLVATTVGTLLLLAVAGLSIRHVRRRVSYERWHTFHLLVYIGVALSFVHQLAGPDLAGHRLLQVLWALLYTHVFALVLRHRVLTPLRNATRHRMRVSAVLPETPGVVSVIVEGRDLEELRAESGQFFRWRFLTPDLWTTAHPFSLSAPPTSTHLRLTVKALGDGSTRLQDLEPGTWVVAEGPYGAMTADRRTRRDVLLVAGGVGITPLRALFETIPLGSGQDLLLLYRARAHADAIFRDELDQIARRPGARVQYLIGDQVGPMSTELFQHLVPNLLDRDVYLCGPPGMATAVRRSLKDAGLPEMQLHEERFDF
- a CDS encoding BlaI/MecI/CopY family transcriptional regulator → MELFGDLEAEVMDRMWARVEPATVRDILEGLKQERAIAYTTVMTVMDRLFQKGWLSRERVGRSYTYATTLTRSEYTARQLNEVLSGTDNRGMALLHFVRSMQAAEVEALNDALRWRAQDKGAD
- a CDS encoding M56 family metallopeptidase gives rise to the protein MTAPLLASHILAMLFLTPRLLRGSSWTRRAPRLGIGVWTAACLSTLAAVCLAGALLIVPLLTVGHAIISLVLVCDISLHHVSRTTASLAMDVTGAGVIAVIAARILYATTTVALPQRRLRRRHADAVRVLGHRHPTRGDILVLEHPVPAVYCLPTHHRLIVVTEGALALLDPPLLDAVIAHEHAHLRGHHYLITTVTAVLARAFPRLPLFTVANDEVRRLAEMAADDSAARRCTPHTVARALLDLVAGQVPAPVLGMAGVGTAERVRRLLAPSRPISPAARYLAAASATALLVMPIAVPTVPALVDDAAHCPPAVTAGATPRPTH
- a CDS encoding DUF4362 domain-containing protein translates to MAAPRLARLILLAAALTGWLTLAACGRNPPPRSPTAGEQPFTAIDVLDCGSERIDLDHLVAGDARRCFVEAVAARQAATLTSTATTTEGDPIVYTLSSDPSGAITVIEDTSKDHFRGVGTPDRTRYVCVSIDDSRETRPHVGDVVVTHLHGCSTPAAQT